In Streptomyces capitiformicae, one genomic interval encodes:
- a CDS encoding sigma-70 family RNA polymerase sigma factor: MSDSEFLARRFESHRPRLRAVAYRMLGSLAEADDAVQEVWLKLSRADASDIDNLAGWLTTVVGRVCLDMLRSRRSRAEEPLAGPDGSGAGSGDGGLRMPEPVVSPVSGVDPEQEALLADSVGLALLVVLETLGPAERLAFVLHDLFGVPFDDIAPLVGRTPAAARQLASRARRRVRGGAPVVEADVERQWEVVEAFLGAARDGDFEALVAVLAPDVVARSAAGVTRGATAVASQAAMYAHLGRFVRRALVNGAAGLVVVRDGRVERVLSFAVAEGRIAAIDAVAEEDRLAALDVALLDA; encoded by the coding sequence GTGAGCGACAGTGAATTTCTCGCTCGGCGGTTCGAGTCGCACCGGCCCCGTCTGCGGGCCGTCGCCTACCGCATGCTCGGGTCGCTCGCGGAGGCGGACGACGCCGTGCAGGAGGTGTGGCTGAAACTGAGCCGGGCGGACGCGAGTGACATCGACAACCTCGCCGGCTGGCTCACCACCGTCGTCGGGCGGGTCTGCCTCGACATGCTGCGGTCCCGGCGGTCGCGTGCCGAGGAACCGCTGGCCGGGCCGGATGGTTCGGGTGCGGGCTCGGGTGACGGCGGGCTGCGGATGCCCGAGCCCGTCGTCAGTCCTGTCAGCGGGGTCGACCCCGAGCAGGAGGCGTTGCTGGCCGATTCCGTCGGGCTCGCCCTCCTCGTCGTACTGGAGACCCTGGGGCCCGCCGAGCGGCTCGCCTTCGTGCTGCACGACCTCTTCGGCGTCCCGTTCGACGACATCGCGCCCCTTGTGGGCCGTACGCCTGCTGCCGCGCGGCAGCTCGCCAGCCGTGCGCGGCGGCGGGTGCGGGGCGGTGCGCCGGTGGTCGAGGCCGACGTCGAGCGGCAGTGGGAGGTCGTCGAGGCGTTCCTCGGGGCCGCGCGGGACGGGGACTTCGAGGCGCTGGTGGCCGTACTGGCGCCGGACGTGGTGGCGCGGTCCGCCGCCGGGGTGACCCGGGGCGCGACGGCGGTCGCCTCGCAGGCCGCGATGTACGCCCACCTCGGGCGGTTCGTCCGGCGGGCGCTCGTCAACGGGGCGGCCGGGCTTGTCGTCGTCCGGGACGGGCGGGTCGAGCGGGTGCTGTCGTTCGCGGTCGCGGAGGGGCGGATCGCGGCGATCGACGCGGTGGCCGAGGAGGACCGGTTGGCCGCGCTCGACGTGGCGCTGCTGGACGCTTGA
- a CDS encoding flavin reductase family protein — MSRLASGVVLVTAYEAPLDPEGPCGEDVGMTATSFMSVSLDPPLVMVSLREGSRMDDLLTEQPLWAVSLLSENQRTIAGRFAMKGRVSDRLLFADIPYVRGEATGAPLISGALATLECRTEQRVTAGDHTLVIGRVLNASVPGADGGPLAYFRGRYRQLG; from the coding sequence ATGTCACGGCTGGCCTCGGGGGTGGTCCTGGTGACCGCGTACGAGGCGCCACTGGATCCCGAGGGGCCGTGCGGCGAGGACGTGGGCATGACGGCCACGTCCTTCATGTCCGTGTCCCTCGACCCGCCCCTCGTGATGGTCAGCCTCCGCGAGGGCTCCCGTATGGACGACCTCCTCACCGAGCAGCCCCTCTGGGCCGTCTCCCTCCTCTCCGAGAACCAGCGCACCATCGCCGGCCGCTTCGCCATGAAGGGCCGCGTCAGCGACCGCCTGCTGTTCGCGGACATCCCGTACGTCCGCGGCGAGGCCACCGGCGCCCCCCTGATCAGCGGCGCCCTCGCCACCCTCGAATGCCGCACCGAGCAACGCGTGACCGCCGGCGACCACACTCTCGTCATCGGCAGGGTGCTGAACGCGTCGGTGCCGGGTGCGGACGGGGGGCCGTTGGCCTACTTCCGGGGGCGGTACCGACAGTTGGGGTGA
- a CDS encoding TerD family protein has protein sequence MAVSLSKGGNVSLTKEAPGLTAVTVGLGWDVRTTTGTDFDLDASAIAVNTQGKVYSDGHFVFFNNKQTPDQTIVHTGDNRTGEGAGDDEAINVNLAGLPADVDKIVFPVSIYDAENRSQNFGQVRNAYIRIINQAGGAEIARYDLSEDAATETAMVFGELYRNGAEWKFRAVGQGYASGLVGIAQDFGVNV, from the coding sequence ATGGCTGTAAGCCTGTCCAAGGGTGGCAACGTCTCGCTCACCAAGGAGGCTCCGGGCCTGACCGCCGTCACCGTGGGCCTCGGCTGGGACGTCCGCACCACCACCGGCACGGACTTCGACCTCGACGCCTCCGCGATCGCGGTCAACACGCAGGGCAAGGTCTACTCGGACGGCCACTTCGTCTTCTTCAACAACAAGCAGACCCCGGACCAGACCATCGTCCACACCGGTGACAACCGCACGGGTGAGGGCGCGGGCGACGACGAGGCGATCAACGTCAACCTGGCGGGCCTCCCCGCCGACGTCGACAAGATCGTCTTCCCGGTCTCCATCTACGACGCCGAGAACCGCTCGCAGAACTTCGGCCAGGTCCGCAACGCCTACATCCGCATCATCAACCAGGCCGGCGGCGCCGAGATCGCCCGCTACGACCTCTCCGAGGACGCCGCCACCGAGACCGCCATGGTCTTCGGCGAGCTCTACCGCAACGGCGCCGAGTGGAAGTTCCGCGCGGTCGGCCAGGGCTACGCCTCCGGCCTCGTCGGCATCGCCCAGGACTTCGGCGTCAACGTCTGA
- the arfB gene encoding alternative ribosome rescue aminoacyl-tRNA hydrolase ArfB — MSGPYVIRGSVSLPEAELMWRFSRSSGPGGQHVNTSDSQVELRFDLANTEALPEVWKRRALERLASRLVDGVVSVRASEHRSQWRNRETAAVRLAALLAEATAPPPKPRRPTRIPRGINERRLREKKQQSDTKRGRSGRDWG, encoded by the coding sequence ATGTCCGGTCCCTACGTCATCCGTGGCTCCGTCTCGCTTCCCGAGGCCGAGCTCATGTGGCGTTTCTCCCGGTCCTCCGGTCCCGGTGGGCAGCACGTCAACACCAGTGACTCGCAGGTCGAGCTGCGGTTCGACCTGGCGAACACCGAGGCGCTTCCCGAGGTGTGGAAGCGGCGGGCGCTGGAGCGGCTCGCCTCGCGGCTCGTCGACGGGGTCGTCAGTGTGCGGGCCTCCGAGCACCGTTCGCAATGGCGAAACCGGGAGACCGCCGCCGTACGTCTCGCCGCCCTTCTCGCCGAGGCCACGGCCCCGCCGCCCAAGCCGCGCCGGCCGACCCGCATCCCGAGGGGGATCAACGAGCGGCGGCTGCGGGAGAAGAAGCAGCAGTCCGACACCAAGCGGGGTCGGTCGGGGCGCGACTGGGGTTGA